DNA from Deinococcus sp. YIM 77859:
CAGGGAGCGTCCACATGGGTGCCCGTGTGGGTGCTGGTGCGCAGCTCGCCCGTGTTCACGCTGTCTCCCCGCGCGATACGGGCCAGGGGCTCGACCCGAAAGGGTGCGTCCCCCGGCCAGGTGGGATGTCCGGGGGTCAGCCGCCTTGAAATGTCGATCATGGGGAGAAGATAGCGGGAAGCGATCACGTTCCCGGTGTGCTGCCCGGAAATACCGCCACACGCCCCACCATGTAGGCGCAGCCGTACAGGAACAGGGTGACCACCGGCAGCACGCGCAGGCCGCGGCGCGGGTGAACGAGGCGCCCTTGCAGCAGCACCTCAGTGACATACAGGCTCAGCAGGGCAAAGCCCGCGTACATCCAGTGCTCCCAGTTGCGGCTGGGATCCACCGGCAGGCCGTATTTGGTGACGCCACCGCCCACATCCGTCGCGCTGGGCACCCGAGCGCCCCCACGGCCAGGACCACGCCGGTCACGACCGGCAGCAGTGTCAGAACCCAGGTCAGACGCAGCCACAGCAGAAAACCCGGCCGCACCTCGCCCCGCAGGGCTGGACCCAGACTCCACAGGAACAGCACCAGGGTGGCGAGCGCGTAGGGAGTAGGAAAAAGAAGGGCCAGCGCGCTATTGAACTGATACCCGTGAATCAGCCGCAGAAGGTCCATGTGCCCCAGCGTACCCCGTGGGTTGGGAGCCAAGGGCCCCTCACGCCGCCGGGCCCAGCGTGACCGGGGCTAGTCCACGGCGGGCAGGTGCAGCTCGGCTTCTGCGGGCAGGTAGGTGCCGGGCCGCAGGTCTGCGCCGTCCGCCACGCGGCGCAGCGTCACGCCCTCGGGCAGCGCGGCAAGGAGCACGCGCGGCCCGCTGGGTGTCACGCTCAGGCCGCGCAGCGCCGGAGCCTGCAGCGCGGCCCCCACGTCGGTGATCCCAGGGCGCAGGGTCAGGGCATGTTCGCCGTAGGGCCCGCACACGTGCAGGGTGACGCCATCGGCCCGCAGGCGCAGGGGAAGCCCCAAGCCGGCGAGCTGACCCAGCGGAGGCTGACCCGCCCGCGCCGCGCGCGCTACAGCGATGCTCAGCGAGGTCCCGGGGGCGAGCACCTCCCCTTCGCCCAGGGAGCGCCCTTCTGCGTGAATCTCCAGGTCGGGAGGCAAACGCAGCAGCCGCAGGCCCAAGCGGTCCTGCTGAAACCGCAGGCCGCTGAGGTGCGGCACGCGGGCCAGTTGCCCCAGGTCAAAGGGGCTTCCCAACGGGATGGGCACAGGCGTCGCGGTTCCGTCCGCACTCAGGAGGGCCAGCGTGCGGTCTTCGCCGTACCGCAGACCCCGAACCTGGGGCGGGGGGGCGGCGAACACGGGCGCGGGGGCGGACCGAGCGCGGGGGCGGCGCAGGAAGAGCACGAAGAGCAGCGCGGCGGCCAGCAGCCCCAGCAGCGCGCCCAGGAGGGCCAGGGGACGAGGGGCGGACAGCGCCCCACCCGTCACGGGGGGCAGGCGCAGGAGATGTCCCGCCGGGCCAACCAGGGCGGGCGTCACGCGCTGCCCGTCCACCAGAGCCGTATTGGTGAGCCTCAGGGCCACCTCACGGCCGCCGGGCAGGTGCTGCCATTCGCCGGTTAACCCTGCGGGCAGGCGCAGCGTGCCGAGGTCGGCGTCCCCCTCCAGGCGGTAGCGCAGCGTGACCGTCTCGCCGGGCGCCAGGGTCCGGTCAGCGCCGGGATTCAGCCAGCCTAAGCGGGGCGCCGAACCAACCTTGAGGCGCAGCAGCACGCGGCGGGGAAGCCCCCCCGGGGTGGCGGGCGGCGCACACAGCAGGACGGGCGTCCCAGAAAGCAAGCGTCCCTCCACCCGCAGTCGGGCCGAGCCGCCCCGCGCCTGCGCTTCCGCCAAGGCCACCCCGGCCTCCCCGGCGCCAGCGTGAGGGGCGTGCCATCGGGGAAGGGCACCGGAACGCGGGCAGGATCGCTGACCGTGGCGAGGGTATACCCAAAGCGCCCACCCCCAGCTGCGGCACCTGCCCCACAGGAACGGTCAGGCCCTGCGCGTAGCGGCTCTTCCGCAGGGCAGCCTGGGCGTCAGCGGGAATGGTGGTGCCCAGCGCGAGGTAATGCAGCGTGTCGAGCGGCCCACGAGCACGAAAGGCCCCAGCGCGCGCGCCGCCGTCTGGTCAGGGTCCGGGTCGTTATCTATGCCGTCGGTCAGGACAAAGACGGTGGTCGCGTACAGCTCGGAGGCTGCAAGCGGCGCCAGGGCCTGGGCCAGGCTGCGGTAAAGGTACGTGTTTTGTCCGTCTGCTCGCAGCGCCGCCAGATCACGGTTCCAACGGGCGTGATCGCGTGGCAAGACGTACGACCGGCGCGCGCGCAATCCGCTGTCAAA
Protein-coding regions in this window:
- a CDS encoding VWA domain-containing protein, which translates into the protein MHPAAALTAAVLLVGASAQPGSLSPSGAVPGVTLRRAPAAPACTLPSGALPSRTRAVFVLDTSGSMRGIGDGRADIFERVKGAINAYVRSERPDRVELFTFDSGLRARRSYVLPRDHARWNRDLAALRADGQNTYLYRSLAQALAPLAASELYATTVFVLTDGIDNDPDPDQTAARALGPFVLVGRSTRCITSRWAPPFPLTPRLPCGRAATRRA